The window GTTATTTTGGGGGATGCAGAGGGTCTTTGTGAGGGTTTCCAAAGCAACAAGGAATTAAGTGGTTTGTAAAGCAGAGAGGAGGAatgaggagcaggctggggctTCCCGAAAGGCGGCTGAAGATGCTGATGAAAATCAGATCAACTCGGCTCTATTTTCTTGGAAACTTGATCTATTTTTCTTGTACAACTGTCAGCTTGACTCCTGTATTCCAAGTGCTTGGCCACTGCCAGCTCCACGTTTCAGCGCTGGGATTAGTGTGGCCCCGGTCAGACTCACTTTCCCGGGCTCGTGCCgggtgctgtgggaagggagtGGAGCTTTTGGGAGTGGCAGTGCGTGTCCTCTGGGGTGGCCCTGCTCGGGGACACGGGCCAGagacccctgggatgggcaCCAGGccactgtcccctgccccagagctgtccctcagCCCCCAAACTCACACCATGAATTGCCCAGTGCACCCCACAGGGGGCCTGTAGCCAAAAGtgctttttcttccaaaacaagCTGAGGAGAGTCTGGTGCCAAGGCGAGGGCTGCAAGGAGCCCAGGAGATTTATCGCTGAGGAAATACTTTCTCCAGCGAGGGCTGACGGCCGCAGCAGGAACAATGGGAGATTCGCAACGTGAACAAAGCTGATTTCGTTCTTCTTTTTATCAATGCTTTTTCCTTGCGGATCCTCCCTTCCTGGAAGTGGGAGATGCAGCTTCCCCCGCGCGCCGGCCGTGTAATCAGCAGGAATGGCCATATCCTGGCTGGGAAGCGAGCTGTGAAACGCTGTCGCCCGCAGTGATTTATGAGCCCGTGGCAGCGGCCAGCGGCGGGGCTGGCCCGGGGACAAGGTGCCAGGGCGCGTGCAATATCCACGTATTCTTTCTGCTCCTCGCCGGGTCCCCGGGGAGCCGCCGGAGGAAGTTAATGGATTAGACACACACGTTccacttgatttttattttttattgccGTGTCTTTCCAAATGCCTTTAGCAGATGTACGAGTACAATGGAGTTGGGCGATGAGCATCCCGGCCGGGCGGGCAGCGGGGCAGCAGCCGGGCTGGAAAGGTCAATGGGGAGAGTGCTTGcgtggggacaccgggacagccTGTCCTGGCGGGTACCGTCCTGCCCCACCGGGGCCTTGCTCCTGCTGCGGAGAGCGGGGATGAGGGCATTGCAACTCCTCCGCAGCCGGTGCTGACCAACAGCCTGAGGCTACGCAGCCCCTCGCCCGCAGGGCCATGGCCACGGCGGAGGCAGCCGGTGCCTGGAGCCGGGATGTCCTTCCCTGGGGGCTCACGCCTGTGGAAGTGGATCGTTCCACCACCAGGCTCACACTTCTGCCACATTATGCAATCTTTACCCGATACTGGGAATATGAAATAATTATTCCAAGTGATCAGATTTTAATTATGCAACACAGAGGATGATTATTGTACACCAAATTGGTGCCGAGTGCTTAGTTATGTATATGCCAAATTTAGTCTATACTATTATACCCAGTGGGTGGCCGTAGACAATCAGGAAGTAATTAGTTTTGCTGGAGGTTGTTCGCCTGCCTGGTTCGCTGTGCTGTCTGGGGAGCGTCTTGCTGCGCTCCGTGAATACCGCGGGCTCCGAGTTCAATACCGTCTTTTTGTGACAAGCTAATAAGCTGTCTGCATGGCGGCCTGTAATTAGCGCTGTCGATATTCATTTGGAAACGGAGACCGCGCTGAGCAGCTCCGCCGACGGCGCTTCCCTTTGTCGCGGCTCTGGGCTGGTCCCCCCGCACCGCCCGGGAGGGCGATGGcgatggggatggatggagatggggatggagatggggatggagatggagatggggatggagatggggatggggatggatggagatggggatggggatggatggagatggagatggagatggggatggagatggggatggggatgcgGGCGGGGGCCGGAGGCACTCGCGGCACCCTTGGGCCCTGCTGAGGACACCACTGGCCATgagggtgctgagccctggagaTCAACACCTGCCCCTCACCCACTCCTGTGTCACCCCGGCTCTGTCCtccaggagggagctgccacTGGCCCCAGGTGtgggatgtccccagggctctgtcctaGAAGGCTGAGGTGGTGTGGGGTGTCAGGGGGATGGGGACGTGCAGGGGGCTTGGCCAACCCCTCCCCAGAGTCGGGGGCACTCGGGGAGCCCTGAGCATCACTGGGGTGTGCTGAGGTGCTGCATGTTTGCACCTTTCCAGGCAGCCTGGTCCTGTGGGATCTGGGCTCTTCTGCAGAGGTCTCACATGCAGAATTCCTGAAGGGCCTGGGGCTACATGAGCTGGGAGATCACTGGAGCATCACTCCCCTGAGTAGTGTTTGCAGCTGGTCAATGTTGTGGGGACACGAGGAACTGTCCACTTCTGTTGGAATGGTCTGGATCTGCTGGGTGGGAATTGTCTGAAGTATGGAGCAACTTTTACCTCTGTTACACAAAGGAaactttcctcctctttctgtcGGAGATGCTCACTCCATTGAGATGATTGGCATACTGGagagctgagaaactaaattgtTTATACACTAATGAATAGAAGCTTGATTGCAAGATCCTGTTTGGAAAATTATAGTGCTGAATTGAAGCCGTACAATTACATCCAAAATGCTGCATATTCATTTCATCTGCTTTGCATAGAGATTAACAAGCGAGCCCTAAAGCAGACTCTGAAATTAAAGCTAACACCAGATTTAGTCACAGGTTACAAACTAAATGGCATTGTTTGATGGATATGAATCTTTACCACCTGCCTGCCTGATGATTGCTAGCAGCTTAGcagacagcaaaggaaaaagtttCTTCCCATGAAGGAAGCATAATAAGGCTCTGGGCTGGAAGTGCCCCCTCCCCAAGCAGGCAGCCCCCCGGCAGATGTCTGCAGTGggcctggggaaggggctccctgctccccactcTGCCATGGTGAGGCTGCACCCACTCCATGGAGGGATGGAGAAGTGGCCCTGAGACCCCACAGAGGTTCTGGGTGCTGGGTCCCTCCATTGGGGCCTCCTGTCCTGCATGAGGGAACACTCTCCGGGTCCTTGTCCCTTCTGGGTCTCTGTGCTGAATTGCCCCTGGATTTCCTTCCTCACCTTGCAAGGGTCAGGAGTCTGCAGAGGGCAGGGGTCTCTTGCCCgttcaggctgcaggcagcccttGGGATCCCAGTGCTCTGGCATGCCACTGGTCCCATCCCATCCGGCTCTGCCATCTGCATTCTCCCACCCTCCATCCTCTTGCTGTGGCCAGGATTTATTTCAGCAGTATAAATGGGACCAGGAAAGAGCAAAAGGAGTGTGTGGGAAGCAGGGACCTGCCTGGTGGTGGCatcctggcaggggctgctcagggagcagaTCAAGGGCTCAGCAGTCATTCTCAGCAGGAATCTTTCCTCTTTGGGAATACCTGGGTGTTCCCAGTCCACCCCACAGGCTCAGGACCCCCTGTGCACGGGCCCCACAGGGCAGAGACACAGCACTGGCTCTGcaaatctgtttatttttttctttaaaagtccATTACCAAACCGCAGTGTCCtatggaggggctgggctgtcacTACCACACTACAGGACAGCCCAGCCGAGCTTTACAACCCCCAGCCCAgtccccagccctctcctggctctgtcacTGCCATGGCTGGCTCTGGGTGCATGTCCTGTCACCCCCCTCTCCCTTTAGGAGCAGCATCAtgccagggacaggcagcatGGCTGCTCCAAGTCTCCATTTCTGCTTGACACTTCCCAACTCAACTCTCTGACACTTTCCCAACACCCTCTGACAAACAACCAAGGTGGATGAGCATCACCCTGCTTCTTCCTTAAACCTTAACTCCTCCCAGGACACTCACATTTCTGAgaccaaacccaaaccacaccGTGACACCCTCAAATCAGCACAAGgagcagcctcctgcctgcagccaccagcagctcGGGGGGCACGGGAGGGCTCTCTGCCCTGACCCCAAGGCATGGGGTGCACCCTTCCTTACGGGGTCACCCCCCCTGCTGCAGGCTCCCAtggccagccctgcacccaTCAGTGGCCTCAGAGGGGTGGCCCAACCCGTGTGGGCAGTGGGTGCTGGGGAGTGGGAAAAGGCACCTATGGAGGCAGTGGTGGCTTCACTGCATGGGGACACAGTGGTggggctgctgtccccaaagcagggctgggcacagcgTGGGGCTGGTGGacactggcagctctggagaCACCCAGTGTGGTGGCAGTCTGGGACATaccctggggagctgggcaggggagtgACACCATGGCTGTGCTGCGTGGCCCTGCTCAGGCTGCCATGGGTGGCAAGTGATGAGCAGAACAGCCTCTCGTCCCACAGCGCTGCAccgtgccctgcccagggcttccaccctgcagctccctgggaattctctgctgtgagcatccctggctctgtgagcagggacaggatggCAGTGTGACAGCAGCGTGAGCTGGTGCTGactgaggcagggctggccagTCCCATCCTGTGGGGTGGCCTCTAGGTGGTGGGGGAAGCCATTATGTGGGACAGGAAAGGGACCTGTCTCATAGCccggggacagggacccccagtcccagctcagggttgtggatggagctgctggggctgccagccACCAGCTACCACCTACTGTGGCCCCACTAAGAGGGGACTCTGCTGGGCCCCACAGCAGTGTCCAGCTCATCTTCGGAGAAGCTGATGTGCAAGCAGGTGTCATCTGCAGGGGAGAAGGGCAGTGAGCTGTCcgtggggctgcccagggccacTAACTCCTTGGCCAGGGTCTCGCTGGCTGTTGGGTCATGGATGCTGGCCAAGGGGGACATTGGGCCACTCTCTCCGGTCCTGTCCTTGCCCAGAGCGCGCTGGCAGGCCCCGGCAGGGCCGGGCTCCGTGCTGGAGGCAGCACTCCGTGCAGGAGTCCTTGCCTCAGGGTCCAAGAgggtgagggagctggcagtgatGCTGGTGAGGCTGGAGATGCTGGCACTGGGTAGGCTCAGGTGGGCAGTGCTCTCAGGCTTCACCTCCACTTCCAGGCTTGGGGAGGTCTTGCTTGACCTTTTGCGTAGGATGGGTGGTGGCGGGTTGAGCTTGGGAATGGGCGGCTGCCGCCTgaggagggaaagcagagagaggaggtgATGGCCAAGTACATCCCTGCAGCACTCAGggtgttcctgctgcagctggcaggacacaCAGGTGGCACACTCTACCTGTCCTCATCCCCTCTGGCCGTGTCCTCCGCCTTCTGCCGGCTGCTCCCGTTGGGCAGAGCGAAGTCGCCGACCTCGGAGCCCTCCACGCGCCGGCTGAGCCCATCCTGCCCCTCCAGACACTCGTCCCCCTCCTTGCTGCCGTAGCGGTGGCTGCCCCTGTCCAGGCTGACGAGGTTGAGGTAGGAGTCCCTGGGGCCCAGGGAAGGCAGCGAGCCGGGGGCCACCGGGCTGCCCAGGATGCTGGCAGGGGTGGAGGTGGATGGCAGGTGGACATCCAGGCTGTAGTGGTTCTTCAGgttcagggacagggactgggcCAGGGACAGGTTTTGCAAGGAGTGGTCAACTGTGAGAGATGGACAAGGGGCATGTGAAAACCGGGGATCTccaaggcagctgctcccctgcaCTGTGAGGGGTGCAGAAATGCCCCAGACCCCCACAGCCTGCTGGGATGGTACTGGGAGCACTCCAGTTGTTTCCTGTGACTGAAGGAAGGCAGTGATTgtccagagggatggagctgggtgCATGCCAGCACCCCAACAACCCCAGTGAGTGTGTCACTGTCCTCACCCGATTGCCGATGCTCATCGCGGTGCTCCTCCCGGGCCTCCAGCACTGTGAGCTGCCGCACCAGCAGCGAGACGTGCTGCAGCAGGTCGCGGTTGGTCAGCAGGAGCTGCCGCACCCGGGCCTGCGCCTCGATCCGCGCCGCTGTCTCGGCCGCCAGTTggtccttcagcagctgcacCTGCGAGACGGGACGGGGAGATGCGAGCAGGGTCGTGCGGACGGGATGATTCGGACAGACTGATGCGGGACCGGGCGATGCGGGAGGAGCATCCCCGGGAGCGCCCGGTACCGGCGgcgccacagcgccccctgccggccccgccgcgccacCCCCGAACGGTCCCCCCGAGCCGGCCCAGCCGGGGGCGGGGATGCGGCGGCATCCCGGGGCTGTGGGgggtgtcctgctgtccccccgGTAAGGAGAAACGCGCAGGGGATGTGCCCAGATGGGGGGCACCGGACTCCCCCCTCTGATGCTGGATTGGGGGTGGGATGGTTTCCAAAAACGGGATGAGATGGGGTGAAACGGGAGGTGGGGGCTCTACCGGGCCCTGCAACACTCCCAGAGCAGCCCGGGGCTGTGTGAGCAGCAAGCTCCGCGTCTGGgggagctcagctgtgctgcaagCGATGCCGCACGTGGCGCTAAAAGCAATGCTGCGAGCTGGGCTGCAAGCGATGCTGCGAACGCTGCCGAGAGCTGCGCGACCGGGAacgctgccagcactgctgcgAGGGCCCGGCCCGCTCCCACCTGCCCCGCCAGTCTGGCtcagggggaggagaagggctGGTGCCGCCTGAGGGGAGGGCAGGACGTGTACCTGGGCCACAGCCACCTgcgtctgctgctgctgctggaggagctgctgctggagcagctggaggcagtgctgggaggccAGTGGGGTGATggaggctgaggagcaggggctgctcgggctgagcagctgctgggagctggccaGGTGGAGGGAGCAGTTTTCAGCATCCTGGGCACAAAGAAATGGGCAGGTGAGCAGATTGACTGGCTCAGGCTGGATTTTGGTTCCCCGTGGCACtgaccccagagcagcagaggagccccTGTGCTCAGGACACCCAGGGGGTGTtgaggggcagccctgggctgtcaGCTCTGCACATCTGTGGGATCCCCAGGACAGAGTGTTTCAGAGAGGCTCCTTccagagagctggcagagctgccttggCTGTGTCTGGGGAGGGTGggtccccagggctcccaggaagGAGATAGCAGGGAGTGACCCAAACACTCCACACCTTTCCgtgctgtggctgcccaggctgggcgGTGTCCCGGTGCCTGGAGCATTTGCCAGTGCCAGTGGCCactgcccttcctgctgctgcc is drawn from Haemorhous mexicanus isolate bHaeMex1 chromosome 21, bHaeMex1.pri, whole genome shotgun sequence and contains these coding sequences:
- the LOC132337052 gene encoding carboxyl-terminal PDZ ligand of neuronal nitric oxide synthase protein-like isoform X2 — protein: MPVKNRYNLVDDGCDSRVPLHNEEAFQHGIHFQAKYIGSLDVPRPNSRVEIVAAMRRIRYEFKAKNIKKKKVSIIVSVDGVKVILRKKQKRKEWTWDESKMVVMHDPVYRIFYVSHDSQDLKIFSYIARDSANNSFRCNVFKSKKKSQAMRVVRTVGQAFEVCHKLSLQHALQNADGQADGASDKSAEEQPLEVHQIKGSKITDVDEVGIDTGGICVSERGPRELPGVRGDLGMLKPGQASKEKNGQVQLLKDQLAAETAARIEAQARVRQLLLTNRDLLQHVSLLVRQLTVLEAREEHRDEHRQSVDHSLQNLSLAQSLSLNLKNHYSLDVHLPSTSTPASILGSPVAPGSLPSLGPRDSYLNLVSLDRGSHRYGSKEGDECLEGQDGLSRRVEGSEVGDFALPNGSSRQKAEDTARGDEDRRQPPIPKLNPPPPILRKRSSKTSPSLEVEVKPESTAHLSLPSASISSLTSITASSLTLLDPEARTPARSAASSTEPGPAGACQRALGKDRTGESGPMSPLASIHDPTASETLAKELVALGSPTDSSLPFSPADDTCLHISFSEDELDTAVGPSRVPS
- the LOC132337052 gene encoding carboxyl-terminal PDZ ligand of neuronal nitric oxide synthase protein-like isoform X1 — translated: MPVKNRYNLVDDGCDSRVPLHNEEAFQHGIHFQAKYIGSLDVPRPNSRVEIVAAMRRIRYEFKAKNIKKKKVSIIVSVDGVKVILRKKQKRKEWTWDESKMVVMHDPVYRIFYVSHDSQDLKIFSYIARDSANNSFRCNVFKSKKKSQAMRVVRTVGQAFEVCHKLSLQHALQNADGQADGASDKSAEEQPLEVHQIKGSKITDVDEVGIDTGGICVSERGPRELPGVRGDLGMLKPGQASKEKNGQDAENCSLHLASSQQLLSPSSPCSSASITPLASQHCLQLLQQQLLQQQQQTQVAVAQVQLLKDQLAAETAARIEAQARVRQLLLTNRDLLQHVSLLVRQLTVLEAREEHRDEHRQSVDHSLQNLSLAQSLSLNLKNHYSLDVHLPSTSTPASILGSPVAPGSLPSLGPRDSYLNLVSLDRGSHRYGSKEGDECLEGQDGLSRRVEGSEVGDFALPNGSSRQKAEDTARGDEDRRQPPIPKLNPPPPILRKRSSKTSPSLEVEVKPESTAHLSLPSASISSLTSITASSLTLLDPEARTPARSAASSTEPGPAGACQRALGKDRTGESGPMSPLASIHDPTASETLAKELVALGSPTDSSLPFSPADDTCLHISFSEDELDTAVGPSRVPS